From Xiphophorus couchianus chromosome 23, X_couchianus-1.0, whole genome shotgun sequence, one genomic window encodes:
- the LOC114138958 gene encoding protocadherin gamma-A6-like, producing MSTAHPFAKAWCMMDLNISFKWRIYFFVCALIFGVSYGEIRYVLPEEMKRGSVIGNVALDLGLQASELQARRARVVAEGTSQLCELDTASGNLLISQRIDREELCAQASICILQFQLLLEDPLQAFSLVLDIADINDNSPVFATGNVKLELVESTVLGRRFPLESAHDPDLSTNSIREYKLSHNDHFALEMSTQINGNTYPELVLKRQLDREAEAEHRLEINGIDGGKPVRSGTAFIHIHVLDANDNVPVFSQTVYKVSVPENSVIGTLITTLNATDLDEGVYGEITYSLSHLSDKMGGLIEVSLLTGEVRVAGVIDYEEASSHELGVQAKDGGGQASHCKLVIDVIDLNDNEPVIEIKSVSANIAEDAKVGTMVALINIYDMDTGSSGRVTCSIPDNVPFKIFSEVKNYYMLVTDEVLDRELQSEYNITVTATDSGSPSLSSVKVITILVNDVNDNPPTFTHSQYNVNILENQPMGTLVMKLEAQDSDDGTNAKILYHISRDANSEVSSFLTINPDTGELFTSRLFDYEQSAHFQMKVAARDGGDPAFSTTCTVNVFIQDQNDNAPIILYPVQTSGFIAEDVVPIEAPKGYLITKVVAVDPDSGHNAWLSYRIIKATRSNLFMADLHTGEIRTLRTFMDEDETKHTIVVLVTDNGRESLSATATVSIRLSDGLPVLSELYEFVEETKDNANDNLTLYLIIALSTVSFLFILLISGVFYFNLCRRSYVYRSNTSSLPVFPTTYCTSTLNDFSRCGTLLRDDRYDPFMTTGSWRGDFRFGSNTDTDTLKKRSAAYQKNTLRRLSADRPSLKVRAGPTHPCYVIK from the coding sequence ATGTCGACTGCGCATCCTTTTGCTAAGGCATGGTGTATGATGGATCTTAACATCAGCTTTAAATGGCGGATTTATTTTTTCGTCTGCGCTCTCATTTTCGGTGTTTCATATGGAGAAATCCGCTATGTCCTTCCAGAGGAGATGAAGAGGGGGTCGGTAATCGGAAACGTTGCGTTGGATCTCGGGTTGCAGGCGTCGGAGCTTCAAGCGCGTCGAGCTCGCGTTGTTGCTGAAGGAACCAGCCAGCTCTGTGAACTGGACACCGCCTCCGGCAATCTTTTGATCAGCCAACGAATAGATCGAGAGGAGTTGTGTGCACAAGCCAGCATCTGCATTCTACAGTTTCAGCTTTTACTGGAAGATCCCCTTCAAGCATTCAGCTTAGTCTTGGACATCGCAGACATAAATGACAACAGTCCAGTGTTTGCCACAGGGAACGTAAAACTAGAGTTAGTCGAATCTACTGTTCTGGGGAGGCGCTTTCCTCTGGAGAGCGCGCATGACCCCGATTTAAGCACGAACTCGATCCGTGAATATAAGCTGAGCCACAACGATCATTTTGCTCTAGAAATGAGCACCCAGATAAATGGTAACACCTATCCGGAATTAGTCCTTAAAAGGCAGTTGGATCGGGAAGCCGAAGCCGAACATCGACTGGAGATCAATGGAATTGACGGGGGGAAACCAGTCAGATCAGGAACTGCCTTCATCCATATTCATGTTTTGGACGCCAATGATAATGTCCCAGTGTTTAGCCAAACAGTTTACAAAGTATCTGTGCCAGAGAACTCCGTCATAGGGACTCTGATAACAACTTTGAATGCCACGGACTTAGATGAGGGCGTCTATGGTGAAATAACTTACTCCCTGAGTCACCTGTCTGACAAGATGGGAGGGCTTATTGAAGTCAGCCTTTTGACTGGAGAAGTTCGGGTGGCAGGTGTTATTGACTATGAGGAAGCGAGCTCGCATGAGCTGGGAGTCCAAGCCAAAGATGGCGGCGGTCAGGCCTCGCACTGTAAACTTGTAATTGATGTAATTGATTTGAATGATAATGAACCAGTGATAGAAATAAAGTCAGTGTCTGCTAACATAGCCGAGGATGCAAAAGTAGGAACTATGGTTGCCCTGATTAATATTTATGACATGGACACTGGCAGCAGTGGGCGCGTCACTTGTTCAATTCCAGACAATgttccatttaaaatattttctgaggtCAAAAACTATTATATGCTAGTGACTGACGAAGTGCTGGACAGAGAACTCCAGTCAGAGTACAACATCACAGTCACCGCCACCGATTCTggttctccctctctctccagCGTAAAAGTTATAACTATATTGGTAAATGATGTCAATGATAATCCCCCGACATTTACGCACTCCCAATACAATGTcaacattttagaaaaccaGCCAATGGGCACACTTGTGATGAAACTTGAAGCGCAGGACAGCGATGACGGAACAAATGCTAAAATACTTTACCACATATCAAGAGACGCAAATTCGGAAGTGTCGTCTTTTCTCACCATTAACCCAGACACAGGGGAGCTCTTCACATCACGTTTATTTGATTATGAACAGTCCGCCCACTTCCAAATGAAGGTGGCAGCTCGAGATGGAGGTGACCCTGCATTTTCCACCACATGCACcgtaaatgtttttattcaagacCAAAATGACAACGCACCTATTATCCTGTACCCCGTCCAAACCTCAGGGTTCATTGCTGAAGACGTGGTTCCAATTGAAGCACCTAAAGGCTACCTGATTACTAAGGTGGTGGCTGTTGACCCGGATAGCGGCCATAACGCGTGGCTCTCTTACAGAATAATCAAAGCAACGCGGTCCAATCTATTTATGGCAGACCTGCACACGGGTGAAATCAGAACTCTTCGGACCTTTATGGACGAAGACGAAACCAAACACACCATTGTGGTTTTGGTAACTGATAACGGGCGCGAATCACTTTCCGCCACTGCGACAGTCAGCATAAGGCTCAGCGACGGGCTTCCTGTCTTGAGCGAACTTTATGAGTTTGTTGAAGAGACAAAGGACAATGCTAACGACAACTTAACGCTCTATTTAATAATCGCTTTATCGACcgtttcatttcttttcatcttgCTGATCAGTGGtgtattttactttaatctcTGTCGGCGCAGCTATGTGTATCGTTCAAATACAAGCAGTCTCCCCGTTTTCCCCACCACATACTGCACCTCTACACTTAATGATTTTAGCCGATGTGGAACCTTGCTGAGAGATGACAGATACGACCCTTTTATGACCACGGGCTCGTGGAGAGGTGATTTTCGTTTCGGATCAAATACAGATACTGATACGCTTAAGAAAAGAAGCGCAGCATATCAAAAGAACACACTGAGGCGCCTGAGCGCAGACAGGCCCAGTCTGAAGGTCAGAGCAGGGCCAACGCATCCTTGTTACGTTATAAAATGA
- the LOC114138960 gene encoding protocadherin gamma-A10-like — translation MMNSVFAIVLSWGYFLFIFWINVAHGDMSYSFPEEMKRGSVIGNIAKDLGLQTGALSTRRARIDTEESDKRYCDINLKSGELIVAERIDREELCSEKASCILKQELVLENPLELHRISLNVQDVNDNSPQFNEKLISLEIHESAARGARFVIEEAHDADVGQNSVQQYSLEKNENFILAANGNTVELVLDKELDREKQKDINILLSALDGGSPQRSGTVVIHVTVLDANDNAPVFSQAVYKASLPENSPIGTVVIIVSATDADEGVNGDVTYDFGNVNEDVRKKFMIDRKVGEISLIDAVDYEVTASYEIRIKAKDGLGLSSYAKVIISITDVNDNAPVVSLKSLTNPIPEDTPAGTEVGIINVQDRDSENNRQVRCSIQENVPFKLVPSIKNYYSLVTTGQLDRELVSDYNITIFATDEGSPPLSSSKTIQLSVADINDNPPVFEEQSYSAYVSENNKPGSSLCTVSARDPDWRQNGTVIYSLLPGEVNGASVSSYLSVNGDTGVIHAVRSFDYEQFRSFKVQVMARDNGSPPLSSNVTVSVFISDVNDNSPQILYPAPEGSSFMTELVPKAAHGGSLVSKVIAVDADSGQNAWLSYHIVKATDPGLFIIDLHSGEIRTQRDISESDSMKQNLIVAVKDNGQPSLSATCSMYLLISDNLAEVPELKDISYDDKNSKMTSYLIIALVSVSTFFLTFIIIILGVRFCRRRKPRLLFDGAVAIPGAYLPPNYSDVDGTGTLRSTYNYDAYLTTGSRTSDFKFVSSYNDNTLPADQTLKKCLSDFVDAFGDINDSPEV, via the coding sequence ATGATGAATTCTGTGTTCGCCATTGTTCTGTCGTGgggatattttttattcattttttggaTCAACGTGGCGCATGGAGACATGAGCTATTCTTTCCCGGAGGAGATGAAACGAGGATCAGTTATTGGAAATATCGCCAAGGATCTCGGGTTGCAGACAGGAGCGCTGTCCACCAGAAGAGCCCGCATTGACACCGAGGAGAGTGATAAACGTTACTGTGACATAAACCTGAAGAGCGGCGAGCTGATTGTGGCGGAGAGGATTGACCGAGAGGAGCTTTGTAGCGAAAAGGCTTCGTGCATCTTAAAGCAAGAGCTCGTTTTGGAGAATCCTCTAGAGCTGCATCGGATCAGCCTTAATGTTCAAGATGTTAATGATAACTCTCCGCAGTTCAACGAAAAATTGATTAGTCTTGAAATTCATGAATCGGCAGCGAGGGGAGCTCGCTTTGTGATAGAGGAGGCTCACGATGCGGATGTAGGACAAAATTCAGTTCAGCAGTATAGCCTAGAAAAGAACGAAAATTTCATTCTGGCtgctaatggaaacacagtggAGCTTGTTTTAGATAAGGAGCTTGAtcgagaaaaacagaaagatattAATATTCTCCTTTCTGCTTTAGATGGCGGATCTCCTCAGAGATCAGGTACAGTGGTCATACATGTAACTGTACTGGATGCTAATGATAACGCCCCAGTGTTTAGCCAGGCCGTTTATAAAGCCAGTCTGCCTGAAAACTCTCCTATTGGTACTGTAGTGATAATAGTGAGCGCAACTGATGCAGATGAGGGAGTGAATGGAGATGTGACCTATGATTTCGGGAATGTTAATGAAGATGTGAGAAAGAAATTCATGATTGACCGCAAAGTAGGGGAAATAAGTTTAATTGATGCTGTGGACTATGAAGTTACTGCATCATATGAAATACGGATTAAAGCAAAAGATGGTCTGGGGTTGTCATCTTATGCTAAGGTTATCATTTCTATCACTGATGTGAATGACAACGCCCCTGTAGTTAGTCTGAAATCACTGACCAATCCCATACCAGAAGACACTCCAGCTGGTACAGAGGTGGGCATCATTAATGTACAGGACAGAGACTCTGAGAATAACCGACAGGTTCGCTGCTCCATCCAGGAAAATGTCCCTTTTAAGTTGGTTCCTTCTATTAAAAACTATTATTCTCTAGTGACCACAGGACAACTGGACCGTGAACTAGTATCTGATTACAACATTACAATCTTTGCCACTGATGAAGGCTCTCCTCCTCTGTCCTCCTCTAAAACTATTCAGTTGTCTGTAGCTGATATCAATGACAACCCACCTGTGTTTGAGGAACAGTCCTACAGCGCATATGTGAGTGAAAATAACAAACCTGGCTCCTCTTTATGTACTGTTTCTGCTCGAGATCCTGACTGGAGACAAAACGGTACAGTGATTTATTCTCTGTTACCTGGTGAGGTGAACGGTGCCTCGGTGTCCTCCTATCTATCTGTTAATGGAGACACAGGAGTGATCCACGCTGTGAGGTCATTTGATTATGAACAGTTCAGGAGTTTCAAAGTCCAAGTGATGGCCAGAGACAATGGTTCTCCTCCTCTCAGCAGCAACGTGACTGTCAGTGTGTTCATATCTGATGTGAATGACAACTCTCCTCAGATATTATATCCAGCACCAGAGGGCAGCTCCTTCATGACTGAGTTGGTCCCCAAAGCTGCACATGGAGGGTCTCTGGTGTCCAAAGTGATAGCAGTGGACGCAGACTCTGGACAGAACGCCTGGCTATCCTATCATATAGTCAAAGCCACAGATCCAGGACTTTTCATTATTGATTTGCACAGTGGAGAAATCAGGACACAGCGGGACATTTCAGAATCTGACAGCATGAAACAGAACCTGATTGTTGCAGTGAAAGATAATGGACAGCCCTCTCTGTCTGCCACCTGTTCAATGTATTTACTGATTTCTGATAACTTGGCGGAAGTTCctgaactgaaagacatttcttATGATGACAAAAACTCCAAGATGACTTCTTACCTAATCATCGCACTGGTTTCTGTGTCCACCTTCTTtctcaccttcatcatcatcattctgGGTGTGAGGTTTTGTCGtaggagaaagcccagactgttgTTTGATGGAGCAGTAGCCATCCCAGGAGCTTATCTTCCTCCAAATTACTCAGATGTTGACGGTACAGGAACTTTACGCAGCACCTATAATTATGATGCCTACCTGACAACAGGATCCAGAACCAGTGACTTTAAGTTTGTATCATCTTACAATGACAACACGCTGCCTGCTGACCAGACTCTGAAGAAATGTTTGAGTGATTTTGTTGATGCATTTGGTGACATCAATGATTCCCCTGAGGTATGA